A portion of the Jaculus jaculus isolate mJacJac1 chromosome 5, mJacJac1.mat.Y.cur, whole genome shotgun sequence genome contains these proteins:
- the Emilin1 gene encoding EMILIN-1, with the protein MAPSTLWSYCLCCLLTAASEAASYHPRGYSLYTGSGGVLSPGGPQVQSSPRPASRHRNWCAYVVTRTVSCVLEDGVETIVKPDYQPCGWGQPQCPRSIMYRSFLRPRYRVAYKTVTDMEWRCCQGFGGDDCGEGPAAALGPAASTPHPRSRPARPNLSGSSAGSHLSGLGGEGPRESEKVQQLEQQVQSLTKEVQGLRGVLQGLSGRLTEDVQRAVETAFNGRQQPADAAARPGVHETLSEIQHQLQLLDNRVSTHDQELGHLNNHHNGGSGGGSRAPVPVPAPPGPSEELLRQLERQLQESCSVCLTGLDGVRLQQQEDREQLRTLEKLLASVEERQRQIMVPAMARRPPQECCPPELGQRLAELERRLDVVAGSVTVLSGRRGSELGGAAGQGGHPPGYTSLASRLSRLENHFNSTLSPSEEQEEGWPRGPGGLGHWVPAAQGRLDKLEGLLANVSKDLGGRLDLLEEQVAGAMQACGQLCSRATGEQDSQVSEILSALERRVLDSESQLRLVGSGLHKEGAAREAQQAMLEGLQEVVGRLQEHMDIQEETMAELAMRLNLTAAQLGQLEGVLQARGDEGCGVCGGVQEELGRLRDGVERCSCPLLPPRGPGAGPGVGGPSRGPLDGFSVFGGSSGSALQSLQGELSEVILTFSSLNDSLHELQTTVEGQGADLADLGATKDSIISEINRLQQEATEHATESEERFRILEEGQAQAGQCPSLEGRLGRLEGVCERLDTVAGGLQVLREGLSRHVAGLWAGLREANSTSLTQAALLEKLLSGQAGLGRRLGALNSSLLLLEDHLQQLSLRDFTGPSGEAGPPGPPGIQGPPGPAGPPGPPGQEGQKGPIGLPGPQGEQGVEGAPAVSVPRVAFSAALSLPRSEPGTVPFDRVLLNDGGYYDPETGVFTAPLAGRYLLSAVLTGHRHEKVEAVLSRSNLGVARIDSGGYEPEGLENKPVAESQPSPGALGVFSLILPLQTGDTVCIDLVMGQLAHSEEPLTIFSGALLYGDLELEQA; encoded by the exons ATGGCTCCCAGCACCCTCTGGAGCTACTGCCTCTGCTGCCTGCTGACCGCAGCCTCAGAGGCTGCCAGCTACCACCCTCGAGGCTACAGCCTTTACACAGGGAGTGGAGGGGTTCTCAGCCCTGGAGGGCCCCAGGTCCAGAGCTCACCCCGGCCTGCCAGCCGCCACAG GAACTGGTGTGCCTACGTGGTGACCCGGACAGTGAGCTGTGTCCTTGAGGATGGAGTAGAGACCATAGTCAAGCCGGACTATCAACCCTGCGGCTGGGGCCAGCCCCAGTGCCCCCGAAGTATCAT GTACCGCAGCTTCCTCCGCCCTCGCTACCGTGTGGCTTATAAGACAGTGACGGACATGGAGTGGCGATGTTGCCAGGGGTTTGGGGGCGATGACTGTGGGGAGGGTCCTGCAGCTGCCCTGGGCCCTGCTGCCTCTACACCACACCCCCGATCTCGGCCTGCCCGCCCCAACCTCTCTGGCTCCAGTGCAGGCAGTCACCTCAGTGGACTAGGGGGAGAAG GTCCTAGGGAGTCTGAGAAGGTACAACAACTGGAGCAGCAGGTGCAGAGTCTGACCAAGGAAGTGCAAGGCCTTCGAGGTGTCCTGCAGGGACTGAGTGGGCGCCTGACAGAAGATGTGCAGCGGGCTGTGGAGACTGCCTTTAATGGGAGGCAGCAGCCAGCAGATGCAGCTGCCCGCCCTGGCGTACATGAAACCCTCAGTGAGATCCAGCACCAGCTGCAGCTTCTGGACAACCGTGTCTCCACCCATGACCAGGAGCTAGGTCACCTTAACAACCATCACAATGGAGGCAGTGGTGGAGGCAGCAGGGCCCCAGTCCCTGTCCCAGCACCTCCTGGCCCTAGTGAGGAGCTGCTGCGGCAGCTGGAACGGCAGCTGCAGGAGTCCTGTTCTGTGTGCCTGACAGGGCTAGATGGCGTCCGCCTACAGCAGCAGGAAGACAGAGAGCAGTTAAGAACATTGGAGAAGCTACTGGCCTCTGTGGAGGAGCGGCAGCGGCAGATCATGGTACCTGCCATGGCCCGCAGGCCCCCTCAGGAATGCTGCCCTCCGGAACTGGGCCAGCGACTGGCAGAGCTAGAGCGAAGGCTGGATGTAGTAGCAGGCTCTGTGACGGTGCTGAGTGGCCGTCGAGGCTCTGAGTTGGGAGGAGCCGCTGGGCAGGGAGGCCACCCTCCAGGATATACCAGCCTAGCCTCCCGCCTCTCTCGTTTGGAGAACCACTTCAACTCTACTTTGAGTCCCTCAGAGGAACAGGAGGAGGGCTGGCCTAGAGGTCCAGGAGGGCTGGGCCACTGGGTGCCTGCTGCTCAGGGCCGACTAGACAAGCTAGAGGGTCTGCTGGCCAATGTGAGCAAGGATTTGGGTGGACGCCTGGATCTgctagaagagcaggtggcaggGGCCATGCAAGCATGTGGGCAGCTCTGCTCCAGGGCTACTGGGGAGCAGGATTCTCAGGTCAGTGAAATCCTCAGTGCCTTGGAGCGCAGGGTGCTGGACAGCGAGAGTCAGTTACGGCTGGTGGGTTCAGGCTTGCACAAAGAGGGAGCAGCTAGAGAGGCCCAGCAGGCCATGCTGGAGGGATTGCAGGAGGTCGTGGGCCGGCTTCAGGAGCACATGGATATCCAGGAGGAGACAATGGCAGAGCTTGCAATGCGACTGAATCTTACAGCAGCACAGCTGGGCCAGCTGGAGGGTGTGTTGCAAGCCCGTGGAGATGAGGGATGTGGGGTCTGTGGTGGTGTCCAAGAAGAATTGGGCCGCCTTCGGGATGGTGTGGAGCGCTGCTCCTGCCCCCTATTACCTCCACGGGGCCCTGGGGCTGGTCCAGGTGTTGGGGGACCAAGTAGGGGGCCTTTGGATGGCTTCAGCGTGTTCGGAGGCAGCTCAGGCTCAGCCCTCCAGTCCCTACAAGGAGAGCTCTCTGAGGTCATTCTCACCTTCAGCTCTCTCAATGACTCActgcatgaactccagaccacaGTGGAGGGCCAGGGTGCTGATCTGGCTGACCTGGGGGCCACTAAGGACAGCATTATCTCTGAGATTAACAGGCTGCAGCAAGAGGCCACAGAGCATGCTACTGAGAGTGAAGAACGTTTCCGAATCCTGGAGGAGGGCCAGGCACAGGCAGGCCAATGTCCTAGCCTAGAGGGGCGATTGGGCCGTCTTGAGGGAGTCTGTGAGCGGTTGGACACTGTGGCTGGAGGACTGCAAGTCCTCCGTGAAGGTCTTTCCAGACACGTGGCTGGACTTTGGGCTGGGCTTCGGGAAGCCAACAGCACCAGCCTGACACaggcagccttgctggagaagttaCTAAGTGGACAGGCTGGCCTGGGCAGACGGCTTGGTGCCCTCAACAGTTCCCTGCTGCTCCTGGAAGACCATTTACAGCAGCTCAGCCTTCGGGATTTCACTG GGCCTTCAGGTGAGGCTGGGCCTCCTGGGCCTCCTGGGATACAGGGGCCACCAGGTCCTGCAGGacctccaggacctccaggccaAGAGGGACAAAAGGGGCCCATTGGACTACCAG GTCCCCAAGGTGAACAGG GAGTGGAGGGAGCACCAGCAGTCTCTGTACCTCGGGTGGCATTTTCAGCTGCATTGAGTTTGCCCCGGTCAGAACCAGGCACAGTACCCTTTGACAGAGTGCTGCTCAACGATGGAGGCTACTATGACCCAGAGACAG GTGTGTTCACTGCGCCCCTGGCAGGACGCTACTTGCTGAGCGCAGTGCTGACAGGGCACCGACATGAGAAAGTGGAGGCCGTGCTGTCGCGCTCCAACCTGGGTGTGGCCCGCATAGACTCTGGAGGCTATGAGCCCGAGGGCTTGGAGAATAAGCCGGTGGCTGAGAGTCAGCCCAGCCCGGGCGCTCTGGGTGTCTTCAGCCTCATCCTGCCGCTGCAGACTGGGGACACGGTCTGCATTGACCTGGTCATGGGGCAGCTGGCGCACTCGGAAGAGCCACTCACCATCTTCAGCGGAGCCCTGCTGTACGGGGACCTGGAGCTTGAACAGGCGTAG